A region of Haloplanus sp. XH21 DNA encodes the following proteins:
- a CDS encoding aspartate kinase → MRVVAKFGGTSLGSGDRIERAADTVAKAVEEGHEIAIVASAMGSTTDELLEEITFDAEDADRAEIVSMGERTSVRMLKAALSARGINATFLEPGSEEWPIITDEFGEVDAEATMARARSLANDLDNVVPVITGFLAQTIDGKVTTLGRGGSDTTAVMLGKFMDADEVVIVTDVEGVMTGDPRVVEGARNVGHITVDELRNLSFRGAEVVAPSALSYKDEDLVVRVVHYQHGDLLTGGTRIEGQFQNLIDMQDEPLACITVAGRALRNRPGILADLAQALRDENINIDAVASGMDSVTFYVNDDLSEEAEFVLHEQVVDDETLSSVTVENKFAVIRVTGGELPNRPGIILDFVQPVSEAGINIHDLITSATSVAIFVDWSDRERTLEIVQQQTI, encoded by the coding sequence ATGCGCGTAGTCGCGAAGTTCGGCGGCACGTCGCTCGGCAGCGGTGACCGCATCGAGCGAGCGGCCGACACCGTCGCCAAGGCCGTCGAGGAGGGCCACGAGATCGCCATCGTCGCGAGCGCGATGGGGTCGACGACCGACGAACTCCTCGAAGAGATCACCTTCGACGCCGAGGACGCCGACCGCGCGGAAATCGTCAGCATGGGCGAGCGGACCAGCGTCCGCATGCTCAAGGCGGCGCTCTCCGCCCGCGGCATCAACGCCACGTTCCTCGAACCCGGCAGCGAGGAGTGGCCCATCATCACCGACGAGTTCGGCGAGGTCGACGCCGAGGCGACGATGGCCCGCGCCCGGTCCCTCGCGAACGACCTCGACAACGTCGTCCCCGTCATCACGGGGTTTCTCGCCCAGACCATCGACGGCAAGGTAACCACGCTCGGGCGCGGCGGCAGCGACACCACCGCTGTCATGCTCGGGAAGTTCATGGACGCCGACGAAGTCGTCATCGTCACCGATGTCGAAGGCGTCATGACCGGCGACCCCCGCGTCGTCGAAGGCGCGCGCAACGTCGGCCACATCACCGTCGACGAACTCCGTAACCTCTCCTTCCGCGGCGCCGAGGTGGTCGCGCCGAGCGCGCTCTCCTACAAGGACGAGGATCTGGTGGTCCGGGTCGTCCACTACCAGCACGGCGACCTCCTCACCGGCGGCACGCGCATCGAGGGGCAGTTCCAGAACCTCATCGACATGCAAGACGAACCCCTCGCGTGCATCACCGTCGCCGGGCGCGCCCTGCGAAATCGCCCGGGCATTCTCGCCGACCTCGCCCAGGCGCTCCGCGACGAGAACATCAACATCGACGCCGTCGCCAGCGGGATGGACTCGGTCACGTTCTACGTCAACGACGACCTCTCCGAGGAAGCCGAGTTCGTCCTCCACGAACAGGTCGTCGACGACGAGACGCTCTCCTCGGTCACCGTCGAGAACAAGTTCGCCGTGATCCGTGTCACGGGCGGCGAACTCCCGAACCGCCCCGGCATCATCCTTGACTTCGTCCAGCCCGTCTCCGAGGCCGGCATCAACATTCACGACCTCATCACCTCCGCCACCTCCGTCGCCATCTTCGTCGACTGGTCCGACCGCGAGCGGACGCTCGAAATCGTCCAGCAACAGACGATCTAA
- a CDS encoding metallophosphoesterase family protein, giving the protein MRIGVISDIHSNRIALEAVFEDMPAVDRLVCAGDVVGYNPWPADCVEAVRERGIPTVMGNHDRAVARETGFRFNAMAAAGVDHGRERLDDDALAWLGDLPAERTVADGRLKLVHGHPEDPDRYTYPEEFSPRMVAGEDILVTGHTHVQGHRIFDEGVVMNPGSVGQPRDGDPRAGYAVVELGDGTGGDAVSVEERRVAYDIDRVVEAVREAGLPERIGKRLYDGE; this is encoded by the coding sequence ATGCGCATCGGCGTCATCTCCGATATCCACAGCAATCGGATCGCGCTCGAAGCCGTCTTCGAGGACATGCCGGCCGTCGACCGCCTGGTCTGTGCGGGCGACGTCGTGGGGTACAACCCCTGGCCGGCCGACTGCGTCGAAGCGGTCCGCGAACGGGGGATACCGACGGTGATGGGGAACCACGACCGTGCGGTGGCCCGCGAGACGGGGTTCCGGTTCAACGCGATGGCGGCGGCGGGCGTGGATCACGGTCGAGAACGCCTCGACGACGACGCCCTCGCGTGGCTGGGCGACCTGCCGGCCGAACGGACCGTCGCCGACGGCCGGCTGAAACTCGTCCACGGGCATCCCGAGGATCCGGACCGCTACACCTACCCCGAGGAGTTCTCGCCGCGAATGGTGGCGGGAGAGGACATCCTCGTCACGGGCCACACCCACGTCCAGGGCCACCGCATCTTCGACGAGGGCGTGGTGATGAACCCCGGAAGCGTCGGCCAGCCGCGCGACGGCGACCCGCGGGCCGGTTACGCTGTCGTCGAACTGGGCGATGGAACGGGTGGCGACGCGGTGAGCGTCGAGGAGCGCCGCGTGGCGTACGACATCGACCGCGTCGTCGAGGCGGTGCGGGAGGCGGGATTGCCGGAGCGGATCGGGAAGCGGCTGTACGACGGGGAGTGA
- a CDS encoding IMP cyclohydrolase yields the protein MYIGRFIVVGPGIGAYRVSSRSFPNRQIVDRDGTLTVAPTPDAPETDNPYIAYNCVRESDGRAVLGNGSHVDPVTEKLDMGYPARDALATALLALDYEKDDYDTPRIAGVVGPNRATIGIVRRDALVVERVDEPTLVATYEEDYPRAFEFAATGANEAAREAYDLDFEHAVCAAGVAVDDAVRTAVVNGDDD from the coding sequence ATGTACATCGGCCGCTTCATCGTCGTCGGCCCGGGGATCGGCGCCTATCGCGTTTCGTCCCGGTCGTTCCCGAACCGACAGATCGTGGACCGTGACGGCACGCTGACCGTCGCGCCGACGCCGGACGCGCCGGAGACGGACAACCCCTACATCGCCTACAACTGCGTCCGGGAGAGCGACGGGCGGGCCGTCCTCGGCAACGGGTCCCACGTCGATCCCGTGACGGAGAAGTTGGACATGGGCTACCCCGCTCGTGACGCGCTGGCGACGGCGCTGCTCGCCCTCGACTACGAGAAAGACGACTACGACACGCCCCGCATCGCGGGCGTCGTCGGCCCGAACCGGGCGACGATCGGGATCGTTCGCCGGGACGCGCTCGTCGTGGAACGCGTCGACGAACCGACGCTGGTCGCCACCTACGAGGAGGACTACCCGCGCGCGTTCGAGTTCGCGGCGACGGGAGCGAACGAGGCCGCTCGCGAGGCGTACGACCTCGACTTCGAACACGCCGTCTGTGCGGCGGGCGTCGCCGTCGACGACGCGGTGCGGACGGCCGTCGTGAACGGCGACGACGATTAA
- a CDS encoding cytochrome b, whose product MTRDTADDTATETDGANEPSPAPRTDGAGATDDYDGPEGAKPVHGREIETRQKYPNNRLFTWLDNRLELNHEILGKAFPEDKYGSFLLGEIALFSFVFLVLTGSFLGLMYEPVATEVTYEGNAAEWSGQEVPGAFASVLSITYDTPFGMFMRMAHHWAAYIFIAAIALHMFRVFFSGAYRNPHEPNWFVGSVLLLLALSEGFFGYALPLDGFSQAATTIGFNMTGEVPVIGEWLQALAFGGNFPSQAGQVIPQMYFMHVFLFPALLAGIIGLHMMILMRQKHTEHAPSSRGGDRTPDAADDSFVVGSPLFPQQFLLSTVVLLLTAATISFLAAFFPVQRIAAIGLEAPSDPSPDWFFMWVFGALQMVPGELSLAGVTVSLGGWGEFIGGILVPMLIIGTMIIWPLIDNTDEPKHFTVDPLDRPAQTALGVGAIMLTIVLSIDGMRGTVSEVLGLSSSVLYPYLVAMTFVVPILYTLIVYAVLKRRQRRLAE is encoded by the coding sequence ATGACACGCGACACCGCAGACGACACGGCGACCGAGACAGACGGCGCGAACGAGCCCTCGCCAGCACCGCGTACCGACGGTGCCGGCGCCACTGACGACTACGACGGCCCAGAGGGCGCCAAACCGGTGCACGGCAGAGAGATCGAGACCCGCCAGAAATACCCGAACAACCGCCTGTTCACCTGGCTCGACAACCGTCTCGAACTGAACCACGAGATCCTCGGGAAGGCGTTCCCCGAGGACAAGTACGGCTCGTTCCTGCTCGGCGAAATCGCCCTCTTCTCGTTCGTCTTCCTCGTGCTGACCGGTTCGTTCCTCGGCTTGATGTACGAGCCGGTGGCCACCGAGGTGACCTACGAGGGCAACGCCGCGGAGTGGTCGGGCCAGGAGGTGCCGGGCGCGTTCGCGAGCGTCCTCTCGATCACCTACGATACGCCCTTTGGCATGTTCATGCGGATGGCCCACCACTGGGCGGCGTACATCTTCATCGCCGCCATCGCCCTGCACATGTTCCGGGTCTTCTTCAGCGGCGCCTACCGCAACCCCCACGAGCCGAACTGGTTCGTCGGGAGTGTCCTCCTCTTGCTCGCGCTCTCGGAGGGCTTCTTCGGCTACGCGCTCCCGCTGGACGGCTTCAGTCAGGCCGCGACGACCATCGGGTTCAACATGACCGGCGAGGTGCCGGTGATCGGCGAGTGGCTCCAGGCGCTCGCGTTCGGCGGGAACTTCCCGAGTCAGGCCGGGCAGGTCATCCCCCAGATGTACTTCATGCACGTCTTCCTGTTCCCGGCGCTGCTGGCGGGGATCATCGGCCTGCACATGATGATCCTGATGCGCCAGAAACACACCGAACACGCGCCCAGTTCCCGGGGCGGCGACCGGACGCCCGACGCCGCCGACGACTCCTTCGTCGTCGGATCGCCCCTCTTCCCCCAGCAGTTCCTGCTCTCGACGGTCGTCCTCCTGCTGACGGCGGCGACCATCTCGTTCCTCGCCGCGTTCTTCCCCGTCCAGCGCATCGCCGCCATCGGCCTCGAAGCGCCCTCCGACCCCAGCCCCGACTGGTTCTTCATGTGGGTGTTCGGGGCGCTACAGATGGTTCCCGGGGAGCTGTCGCTGGCCGGCGTGACCGTCTCCCTCGGCGGCTGGGGTGAGTTCATCGGCGGCATCCTCGTCCCGATGCTGATCATCGGCACCATGATCATCTGGCCGCTGATCGACAACACCGACGAGCCCAAGCATTTCACGGTCGATCCGCTCGACCGCCCGGCCCAGACGGCGCTGGGCGTCGGGGCGATCATGCTCACTATCGTCCTCTCCATCGACGGGATGCGCGGGACCGTCTCGGAGGTCCTCGGGCTGTCCTCGAGCGTGCTGTACCCGTACCTGGTCGCGATGACGTTCGTCGTCCCGATCCTGTACACGCTGATCGTCTACGCCGTGCTCAAGCGGCGACAGCGACGACTCGCCGAGTAG
- a CDS encoding ubiquinol-cytochrome c reductase iron-sulfur subunit, with amino-acid sequence MTTDTPPDEPHEEIEIKRRQVAKILAAISGAGAVSAFSVSAIAGLSESGKIEEPEPLFVEGVRLVDAEGTPLRAADAIPPNENLEPITVYPEQEGGGAITEDRAAVLLVRFPEGSYQEPTNLDGTVDGYAAYSKVCTHLGCAVNGTEGNQLYCQCHGSQFDPLQGAEVTSGPATSPLPQLPIGVADDDGQLLLATGPFEGPVGPQ; translated from the coding sequence ATGACGACAGATACGCCACCCGACGAACCACACGAAGAGATCGAGATCAAGCGCCGCCAAGTCGCGAAAATACTCGCCGCGATCAGCGGCGCCGGCGCCGTCAGCGCCTTCAGCGTCTCCGCGATCGCCGGGCTCAGCGAGTCGGGCAAGATCGAAGAGCCCGAACCGCTGTTCGTCGAGGGCGTCCGCCTGGTCGACGCCGAGGGCACCCCCCTCAGGGCTGCCGACGCCATCCCGCCGAACGAGAATCTGGAGCCGATAACCGTCTACCCCGAGCAGGAGGGTGGTGGGGCGATCACGGAAGACCGCGCCGCGGTCCTGCTCGTCCGGTTCCCCGAGGGCAGCTATCAGGAGCCGACGAACCTCGACGGGACCGTCGACGGCTACGCCGCCTACTCGAAGGTGTGCACCCATCTGGGGTGTGCCGTCAACGGAACGGAGGGCAACCAGCTCTACTGCCAGTGTCACGGCTCGCAGTTCGATCCCCTGCAGGGCGCTGAGGTGACCAGCGGGCCGGCGACGAGTCCGCTGCCCCAGCTCCCCATCGGCGTCGCCGACGATGACGGACAACTGCTCCTGGCGACCGGCCCGTTCGAGGGGCCGGTGGGCCCCCAATGA
- a CDS encoding plastocyanin/azurin family copper-binding protein: MNRRTYLRRLGASGLATTAIAAPAAATSHENESSAGNGTDSGGQPATSTDGETHEVEMITEGGSFYFDPVGLHIQPGDTVTFVNASGSHSATSYSTDNDRAETRRIPEGASGFDSGVFDEAGATYSHTFTVEGTYDYYCAPHKTLGMVGRIVCGEPGGPATEGSIPNPPGSGVMPSSQTIVEEGRIAYPYIPGGLEPLPWQFWAGTGVFGLVAAYLFSKYDRESGRYSAENADN, encoded by the coding sequence ATGAATCGACGCACCTACCTCCGACGACTCGGGGCCAGTGGCCTCGCGACGACTGCCATCGCGGCTCCGGCGGCCGCCACGTCACACGAGAACGAATCCAGCGCCGGTAACGGGACCGACTCCGGCGGACAGCCGGCGACCTCCACCGATGGCGAGACCCACGAGGTCGAGATGATCACCGAGGGCGGGAGCTTCTACTTCGACCCCGTCGGCCTGCATATCCAGCCCGGCGACACCGTCACGTTCGTCAACGCGAGCGGTTCTCACAGCGCGACCAGTTACTCGACGGACAACGACCGGGCCGAGACCCGGCGCATCCCCGAAGGCGCGTCGGGCTTCGACAGCGGCGTCTTCGACGAAGCGGGCGCGACCTACAGCCACACCTTCACCGTCGAGGGAACCTACGACTACTACTGTGCGCCCCACAAGACCCTCGGGATGGTCGGCCGCATCGTCTGTGGCGAACCGGGCGGTCCGGCGACCGAGGGATCGATCCCCAACCCGCCGGGCAGCGGCGTGATGCCGTCGAGTCAGACCATCGTCGAGGAGGGACGCATCGCCTACCCGTACATCCCCGGCGGGCTGGAGCCGCTCCCCTGGCAGTTCTGGGCCGGAACCGGCGTGTTCGGTCTCGTCGCCGCCTACCTCTTCTCGAAATACGACCGCGAGTCCGGCCGGTACAGCGCCGAGAACGCGGACAACTAG
- a CDS encoding cation:proton antiporter regulatory subunit, whose amino-acid sequence MTVRETDIPGVGRKFELDLSGDTTVTAVVHHDGRCELYRRDSADADGEKILDLSSDQANKLGSILEGAYFESVSTAELTVPLGDAIIEWVEVGRDATQAGKTLGETDLRQATGATVIAIQRGEETVPNPAAEFELAAGDLLVAVGTREEQQALRELLSPTA is encoded by the coding sequence ATGACTGTCCGCGAGACGGATATCCCCGGCGTCGGCCGGAAGTTCGAACTCGATCTGTCCGGCGACACCACCGTGACGGCCGTCGTCCACCACGACGGGCGCTGTGAACTGTACCGTCGCGACAGCGCCGACGCCGACGGCGAGAAGATCCTCGACCTGTCCAGCGATCAGGCGAACAAGCTCGGGTCCATCCTCGAAGGCGCGTATTTCGAGTCCGTCAGCACCGCGGAACTCACCGTCCCCCTCGGCGACGCGATCATCGAGTGGGTGGAAGTCGGGCGCGACGCCACCCAGGCCGGCAAGACGCTCGGTGAAACGGATCTCCGGCAGGCGACGGGCGCGACGGTGATCGCCATTCAGCGCGGCGAGGAGACGGTACCGAACCCCGCCGCGGAGTTCGAACTGGCGGCTGGAGACCTGCTCGTCGCCGTCGGCACCCGCGAGGAACAGCAGGCGCTGCGGGAGCTGCTCTCACCCACGGCGTAG
- a CDS encoding pyridoxal phosphate-dependent aminotransferase gives MVSRRGTEVSPFLAMDVLERASERSDVIHLEVGEPDFAPPDRVVDTAVESLRAGNTNYTAARGKPALRRAIAARYDREYGVTVDPDRIVVTPGSSPGLLLALAAVVDPGDGVVLTDPHYACYPNFVRTVSGRIETVPLRAADGYQPRVDAFAAAVDASTRALLLNSPANPTGAVLDGDTLDSLVGVASDADAVPIVDEIYHGLSYDAEEHTVLEYTDDAFVLDGFSKRYAMTGWRLGWLVAPPDYVDVINRLAQNLLICAPNFVQDAGVAALETPPARLDAIRDTYRERRDLLVDAVSDWGLDLGYTPQGAYYLLADVSDLPGDAMEIADLFLEEAGVAVTPGIDFGDEAADYLRLSYATDAAAIETAIERIDRLLETVDRSGPIR, from the coding sequence ATGGTCTCTCGACGTGGCACCGAGGTGTCGCCCTTCCTCGCGATGGACGTCCTCGAACGCGCGAGCGAGCGGTCGGACGTGATCCACCTGGAGGTTGGCGAACCGGATTTTGCGCCGCCCGACCGAGTCGTCGACACCGCCGTCGAGTCGTTACGGGCGGGCAACACGAACTACACCGCGGCGCGCGGGAAACCGGCGCTCCGGCGCGCCATCGCCGCGCGCTACGACCGCGAGTACGGCGTCACAGTCGACCCCGACCGAATCGTCGTCACGCCCGGGTCCTCGCCCGGCCTGTTGCTCGCGCTGGCGGCCGTCGTCGATCCCGGCGACGGGGTGGTGCTCACCGACCCGCATTACGCCTGCTACCCGAACTTCGTGCGGACGGTCAGCGGGCGCATCGAGACGGTGCCGTTGCGCGCCGCCGACGGCTACCAACCCCGCGTCGACGCCTTCGCGGCGGCCGTCGACGCCTCGACCCGGGCGCTCCTGCTCAACTCGCCCGCGAACCCGACGGGCGCGGTGCTCGACGGCGACACGCTCGACTCCCTGGTTGGTGTCGCCAGCGACGCCGACGCCGTCCCCATCGTCGACGAAATCTACCACGGCCTCTCGTACGACGCCGAAGAACACACCGTCCTCGAATACACGGACGACGCGTTCGTGCTGGACGGCTTCTCGAAGCGCTACGCGATGACGGGGTGGCGGCTCGGATGGCTCGTCGCCCCGCCCGACTACGTGGACGTGATCAACCGCCTCGCCCAGAACCTCCTCATCTGCGCTCCCAATTTCGTCCAGGACGCGGGCGTCGCCGCCCTAGAGACGCCGCCTGCGCGACTCGACGCCATCCGCGACACGTATCGCGAGCGCCGCGACCTGCTCGTCGACGCCGTTTCCGACTGGGGGCTGGACCTTGGATATACGCCTCAGGGCGCGTACTACCTCCTCGCGGACGTGAGCGACCTGCCCGGCGACGCGATGGAGATCGCCGACCTGTTCTTGGAGGAGGCAGGCGTCGCGGTCACGCCGGGCATCGACTTCGGTGACGAGGCGGCCGACTATCTCCGGCTCTCCTACGCCACCGACGCCGCCGCCATCGAAACGGCTATCGAGCGCATCGACCGCCTGCTGGAGACGGTCGACCGTAGCGGTCCTATCCGCTGA
- a CDS encoding site-2 protease family protein, producing MRSYDITRVWGIPIRVNTSLLIFLPILAWLIGSGQQIELYAGFIEGLTGVGFDLARLRAGSTPWLIGIAAAVGLFGSVTLHELGHSWVALRYGIEIESITLWILGGIASLKTLPKEWNREFWIAIAGPVTSVLVAAVCYAGVLVAPPSLQVSRFVVGWLAVTNVTLAAFNLLPAFPMDGGRILRALLARSRPYGTATRTAARVGVGFAFLFAIVGVLQFQLMLLLLALFIYAAATTESRSVLLDELLDGITVADIMTRDPATISADATVDAFGAQLLRDRQPVHLVTDSEGSPLGVGTLDDIRTVRESERDTTAISAIMRDVPTVEASADAFDTLATLNQSGASSALVYEDGVFAGILTESDYAHAMTVRRGFQSGISG from the coding sequence GTGCGAAGTTACGACATCACCCGCGTATGGGGCATCCCCATCCGCGTCAACACGTCGCTGCTGATCTTTCTCCCCATCCTGGCCTGGCTCATCGGGAGCGGCCAGCAGATCGAACTGTACGCCGGGTTCATCGAGGGGCTGACGGGCGTCGGATTCGACCTGGCTCGCCTCCGGGCCGGGTCGACGCCGTGGCTCATCGGCATCGCGGCGGCGGTCGGCCTGTTTGGCAGCGTGACGCTCCACGAACTCGGGCACTCGTGGGTCGCGCTCCGCTACGGCATCGAGATCGAATCGATCACGCTGTGGATTCTCGGCGGCATCGCGTCGCTGAAGACGCTCCCCAAGGAGTGGAACCGGGAGTTCTGGATCGCCATCGCCGGACCGGTCACGAGCGTCCTCGTCGCCGCCGTCTGTTACGCGGGGGTGCTCGTCGCCCCGCCCTCGCTGCAGGTGTCGCGGTTCGTCGTCGGCTGGCTCGCGGTGACGAACGTGACCCTCGCCGCCTTCAACCTCCTGCCCGCGTTTCCGATGGATGGCGGCCGCATCCTGCGGGCACTGCTCGCTCGCTCTCGCCCCTATGGGACCGCGACGCGGACCGCGGCCCGCGTGGGCGTCGGGTTCGCCTTCCTCTTTGCCATCGTCGGCGTCCTCCAGTTTCAGTTGATGCTGCTCCTGCTCGCGCTCTTCATCTACGCCGCGGCGACGACCGAATCCCGGAGCGTGCTCCTCGACGAACTCCTCGACGGCATCACCGTCGCGGACATCATGACGCGCGATCCGGCGACGATCAGCGCCGACGCGACGGTCGACGCGTTCGGTGCGCAACTACTCCGTGACCGCCAGCCGGTGCATCTCGTCACCGATAGCGAGGGATCACCACTCGGCGTCGGCACCCTCGACGACATCCGCACGGTCCGCGAGTCGGAACGCGACACGACCGCGATTTCGGCCATCATGCGCGACGTTCCGACCGTCGAGGCGAGCGCGGACGCCTTCGATACGCTGGCCACGCTGAACCAGTCGGGCGCCTCGAGCGCCCTCGTCTACGAGGACGGCGTCTTCGCCGGCATCCTCACGGAGTCGGACTACGCCCACGCCATGACCGTCCGGCGTGGCTTCCAGAGCGGTATCAGCGGATAG
- a CDS encoding Na+/H+ antiporter NhaC family protein — protein MAEFGALSLVPPLLAIGLAIVTRKAVLSLFLGVWAGGVVYTGSLGLRQTFDWIAAAIGESTFHAQILIFTLLLGSAVAMIWRLGGSHAVRDWAIARLDTRRKVAAVTWLLGLLLFFDDYANTAVVGSTMRDVSDHLGISREKLSYLVDSTAAPVSTLAISSWVAFQLSMIESGYEATDLAASEVPNAFGVFLQSIPYNVYAILAIAMVGIVVVSERDYGEMLTAERRAAETGEVTRPGGRPMQNVAAELGEPNVERPRLFSFFLPIGVLIAVTVGTALWTGYTPGASLYDTITGADYAVALIFGSFAMVVSTYIIGAATGVMGLGESVDTTIDGFGVMLIAVTILVLAWAIGNVVEALGTGEYVGGVAQQVLSPALLPVVVLFTAAFIAFSTGSSWGTMAIVTPIAVPVAWDLTGTHTMVAALVGAVFSGAIFGDHASPISDTTVLSATFTGADLVDHVRTQLYYAVTVVLVAATLLVAWGYTRVSPWLLLPIGVLMLVGLVYGLSTLDARRRGIDPTLPDEPPERDD, from the coding sequence ATGGCAGAGTTCGGCGCGCTGTCGCTCGTCCCGCCGCTGCTCGCAATCGGGCTGGCTATCGTGACCCGGAAGGCCGTGCTGTCGCTCTTTCTCGGCGTGTGGGCCGGCGGCGTGGTGTACACGGGGAGTCTGGGCTTGCGCCAGACCTTCGACTGGATCGCCGCCGCCATCGGCGAGAGCACGTTCCACGCCCAGATCCTCATCTTCACGCTCCTGCTCGGCTCCGCCGTCGCGATGATCTGGCGGCTTGGCGGATCACACGCGGTGCGCGACTGGGCCATTGCCCGTCTCGATACGCGGCGCAAGGTGGCGGCCGTGACGTGGCTGCTCGGCCTCCTCCTGTTTTTCGACGACTACGCCAACACCGCCGTCGTGGGGAGCACGATGCGTGACGTTTCGGATCATCTGGGCATCTCGCGGGAGAAACTCTCCTATCTCGTCGACTCGACGGCGGCGCCCGTCTCCACGCTCGCCATCTCGTCGTGGGTCGCGTTCCAGTTGTCCATGATCGAGTCGGGCTACGAAGCGACGGATCTGGCCGCGAGCGAGGTGCCGAACGCCTTCGGCGTGTTCCTGCAGTCCATCCCGTACAACGTCTACGCCATCCTCGCCATCGCGATGGTCGGCATCGTCGTGGTGAGCGAGCGCGACTACGGCGAGATGCTGACTGCCGAACGCCGCGCCGCCGAGACGGGCGAGGTGACGCGTCCCGGCGGCCGGCCGATGCAGAACGTCGCGGCCGAACTCGGCGAACCCAACGTCGAACGCCCGCGCCTGTTCTCCTTTTTCCTCCCCATCGGCGTCCTCATCGCCGTCACGGTCGGCACGGCGCTCTGGACGGGCTACACCCCGGGCGCGTCGCTGTACGACACCATCACGGGCGCCGACTACGCGGTGGCGCTCATCTTCGGATCGTTCGCGATGGTCGTCTCGACGTACATCATCGGCGCCGCCACCGGTGTCATGGGCCTCGGCGAGAGCGTCGATACGACCATCGACGGGTTCGGGGTCATGCTGATCGCGGTGACGATTCTCGTCCTCGCGTGGGCCATCGGCAACGTCGTCGAGGCGCTCGGAACGGGCGAGTACGTCGGCGGCGTCGCCCAGCAGGTGCTCTCGCCCGCACTGTTGCCCGTCGTGGTGCTCTTTACCGCCGCCTTCATCGCCTTCTCGACCGGGAGTTCGTGGGGCACGATGGCCATCGTGACGCCCATCGCCGTCCCCGTGGCGTGGGATCTGACCGGGACGCATACGATGGTCGCCGCCCTGGTCGGGGCCGTCTTCTCCGGCGCCATCTTCGGCGACCACGCCTCCCCCATCTCCGATACGACCGTCCTCTCGGCGACGTTCACCGGCGCGGACCTCGTCGACCACGTCCGTACCCAACTCTACTACGCCGTCACCGTCGTCCTCGTCGCCGCGACGCTGTTGGTCGCGTGGGGCTACACCCGCGTCAGTCCGTGGCTCCTGCTCCCGATCGGCGTCCTCATGCTCGTCGGCCTGGTGTACGGGCTGTCGACGCTCGACGCCAGACGGCGAGGCATCGACCCGACGTTGCCGGACGAACCCCCCGAGAGGGACGACTGA
- a CDS encoding redoxin domain-containing protein, translated as MVSDGDTAPTFTATLGTAEHESFDFDDHLGGGPVVLAFFPGAFTPPCRNEMLALQDRLDDFHDAGATVFGLSADSPFAQGAFSDEHGLEFDLVSDMAGEVIRAYDLEMDIPDLGLYGIANRAVFVVDDAGVVTYSWVADDPTNEPDYDAILDAVAAA; from the coding sequence ATGGTATCCGACGGCGACACCGCCCCGACGTTCACCGCGACACTCGGGACCGCGGAGCACGAATCGTTCGACTTCGATGACCACCTCGGGGGCGGCCCGGTCGTCCTCGCCTTCTTCCCCGGCGCCTTCACGCCCCCCTGCCGGAACGAGATGCTCGCCCTGCAGGACCGCCTCGACGACTTCCACGACGCCGGTGCGACGGTGTTCGGCCTGAGCGCCGACTCGCCGTTCGCCCAGGGCGCGTTCAGCGACGAACACGGCCTGGAGTTCGACCTCGTGAGCGACATGGCCGGCGAGGTCATCCGGGCGTACGACCTGGAGATGGACATTCCGGACCTCGGGCTCTACGGTATCGCGAACCGCGCCGTGTTCGTCGTCGACGACGCGGGCGTCGTCACCTACAGTTGGGTGGCCGACGACCCGACCAACGAACCCGACTACGACGCGATCCTCGACGCCGTCGCGGCGGCCTGA